In Natronococcus sp. AD-5, the genomic window CCCGACTGGGAACAACTCTCCCTGTTCGCGCAGGGGTACTACGAGTGCTGTGGCGAGGCCACTGTCGCTGGTGGAGGTGATTCCGATGGCTGACGGGTGTCCTAACGCACCGGCGCACACCACAAGCACACTCACAAGGCGGAGCTATCGATCGGTGACGATGGTACACACCGGGTCTGAACCGCTTGTTTGTAGTGTGAGACGGCCCTCGACGATTGGCGAATCAAAAAGGCGTATCTCCACGACGAGGACATATTCTTTGAATGCCACCACGACATATTATCCTAAATGAGCTGACCGAATATACACATCTTTCTTCCGACATTATTCACAACCGTAGAACAGTTTCTAGCGTGCCAGATATAGTGGGTTCCTAACCTTCACAGACCCCCATGTCGTTGCTGAGCCCACTAGGACGAAAATTCGGGATTGAAAACTATTCATACTTATTGAACTAAATTGCTCTTCTCTGGAATAAAACGGTGAGTGTAAACCATAGGTGCGGTATAAGAAATCTGACAGCGGCTAGGATTTTAATTGATACATATCATTGTCGAATATAATTGCTATTATGGGAAATGGCGTTTACTTTCGCGGAAAGCGAATGCCACAACCTTTCCGTTCAGATGGGATGAAAATAAGTGCTAAACAGTTTGAGACTGAGCTACCTTACCCATTCTCGGAAAATTAAGTCACAGCACTATGCGTTGTGGTAATATATATGGAACTTCAATTCTCGCCAATAATAGATTGTGAGTTAAGCTCGACGCTTTCGTGCGCGGTTTTGTAACCAAATTATGGTGGAATAATTATCATTCTGGAGTTACGATTTTGAAAAGTACATAAATCGTTATTAAGTTTGACACTCTTCTTATATATGGGGACAAGACCTAAACTGGCGTTAGGGCCTCTGTATCGTCATATTTACTTATCTTCTATTCTGGGTCGAATGTAACAACCAGAAAAATTACACAGGGTTCCGGCGACACAAGGCTTAAATTCTATGGGTGGGTTTTCCCGATTGTCGCTCTGACTGACAGGGTGACTGGGGACGCCGTGTCCCCGAAGAAGTATCGGTCCACGGGGCCTCCTGGCAGAGTTTGCCTGTGGACATCGCGGCGCCGAGGAAGTCACCTGGCACCTTAGTAGCCGTTGGCTTCCTCACCATATCAAACTTGCGCGTCGCCGAACCGACGCACCCCCTCCGAATCAGCAACACATGTCAACGTCTGACACACCCAACGGCACGAATCGTATCAGCATCACCGAACTAAAATCGATCGACTCCGCAGAAGAAGTCGAAGAACTCCTCGAGGCGCTCGACATCACCTGGAACCGACTGGGCGGGGAAGACCGAAACAACAGCGGCATCGTCGGTGTGAGTCGGTCCCCTGCGAAGGCGTTCTTCGAGCGCGTTTCCAACGGCGAAGACGCTGTGATCGAACGCGTAGCCATCGAGGAGTATGGCGATATCGAAACCGCTATCGAGGAGCTCCCGGACAACCCGCGGGATGCCGTCGCAGAACTGTTCGACGTCCCGGACAGCGACCTACAAAACCTCGGTGACAAGGAACTCACCGCGCTCGCGGACCGGGTCCAGCTCCAACTGCGGGATAGCGGTCGTGAGGGGCGGCCGACGATTGATGTCCGCGACAAGGGACTCGGCCAGCATCCCGACAACTTCACCGACACGTTCCTCTCGCTGAACAGCGACAACAAGAACAGCAAGCCGATCCTGATCGGGCGGTACGGTCAAGGCGGATCGAGTTCGATCACATATACACCGTACACGCTCATCGTCTCCCGCTCGTACACCGGCGGTCCTATCGGCTGGACCGTCATCAAGCGGGATAAACACTACGAGACCGAAGACGGGACCATCGTCGACACATACGTTTACGCGGCCGCCCCGGACGGATCGATCCCGCGAATCTCCGTCCCGGACGATCATGAGTTCGAAGGGTCGCTCGTCCGGATGATCGAATACGACGCAGCCAACTTCAGTAACACCATCTCTACCCGGCCGGACCGGAACAACCTCCGGGGACTGACCGGCCACCAGATGTTCGCAAGCGTCCTCCCGATCCAGGTCGAGGACTACCGGGGCGACAGCATCGAAAGCCACCGCGTCACCGGGAACCGGCAGCTGCTTGACGACGCGACTTATGTCGACGAAGTCGACGGGAACCGTACTCGGGGGACGATGAACGTCTCGACGGACCTCGGCCCCCTCGAAGTCCGGTACTGGATCATCGACCCGGACCAGAGCGATGAGGACGACCTCAATCGACGCAAGATCATTAAGAAGTTCGCCGATCCGAGCAACCCCCTCGTGTTCACCGTCTCAGGGCAGATCCATCATGAAGAGGGCAAGGACATTCTCGACGATGCGGGGCTGACGTTCGTGAAAGGCCGTATCATCGTCGAGGTAAATTTCGACAAGCTAGATGAGCACGACCGGACGCTCATCTTCTCGACCACCCGCGAGGGCGCTTCCGGTGGCTCGGAATACCACCACGTCTGTGACCGCCTTCAGCACACGTTCGAAACGGATCCGACGCTCCAGCGGCTGCATGACCACTACGAGGAGAAGGCGAAGAAGGGTAGCGAAACGGACGACGACGCCACCGACGAACTGGCTGACCTGATGGAAAGCCTGGACATGGTCGGCGCGGACGACGGCGACGAACTAGACGGCGGTGATGGCGACGACGCAGACGATGACGACGGGGACGACGAGGAAGACGACGATGAGCCGTACGTGCCGGACCCGGTCGAACCACTTCACGACGAGCCCACCGACCTCGAGATCGTCAACCCGGATGATCCGATCCCGGCCCGGCAAGGCGGGACGATGACAGTCCATCTCGAGGTCGACGCTGTCGACGCGTTCGACAATCGCACCGACGTCGAGTACGAAGCGATCCCGATGGATGCGGCCGCCACCGCGATCAAATGGAAGTACGAGACGTGTCTCAATAACGGCCACCGGTACATCACCTTCAGCGTCGATGACGACGCCTCGATCGGCGATACCGGTCAGATCGGAATCAAGCTAACCTGGGACAACGGCTCCCTGTCGGACACCCGGGACATCACGATCGCTGAACCGATTGACCGGTCGCCCACGAAGCGGTCGCGAGGAACGGTTCCGCCCGAAATCATGGGAGTAGAAGATCTCGACAACACTGACGCCCCGTTCGACTGGGGCGAGAAGAGCGTCGTCGAGTACACCCCGAACGACGACGGCCGCGACGTGGTCTGGATCGCGATGTTCAACACGCACGTCCAACGCGTCCTTGACGAGGTCAACCGGAGTCAGTCGACCTTCGACCGGTACACCCGGCTGTACAAGGCACACATCGCGTTCTACGCCGTCCAACGTCACCAGGAAACCGTGATCGAGACAGATGACCTGCCCGAGGAGGCGCTGAACGCCGAACAGAACCGGTTCGCGAAGACGCTGATCCAAGCGATCGCCAAGGACGTCGACCCGGCGGCACTGGCGCTGTAGCCCCTACCACGGCCTGTTCAGCTCGCATGGAGCCCAAGTTGCAGCAGTCGGACCGGTCGCGGAGCCGACAAGCGACGACACTGATCAATCAGGCAATAGGAAATAGCAGGTATAGCAACATATTAACCAATTCGACTCGATTTGAGAGCAAATGAGCGGGCCAGACACAGCTGCAGACGGCGAGCACGGGTTGCGGCGCCTGCAGCTGCAGGAGGAATTCCGGATGGGGGACGACCCGCTGAACGAGTTCTATATCCCGGCGCTGCGGCAGAGCACCCGCTACGACCGGGCTGCCGGCTTTTTCGACAGTAAGTCGCTGCAGTACGCCGCCCAGGGCATCGCCGGCCTGATCGCGAACGGCGGATCGATGCGACTGATCACGAGCCCGCACCTCAAGCCGGAAGATATCGAGGCGCTCCAGACGGCCGATGACGCCGAGACCGAGGAATCCGTCCTCACCGACCGGCTGGAAGAACGGCTCTTCGAAGGGGACTACCTCGAGTTCGTGAACACCGACCGGTTCAAATGCCTCGCGTGGATGGTGGAGCAGGACCTGCTGGACATCCGGATTGCGTACCTCACAGCGAGCGACAAGGAAACGAACCCGTTCAGCATCTACCACGAAAAGCTCGGTGTGATCGGTGATGACGCCGGGAACCGGGTGGCGTTCAGCGGCTCCATCAACGAAACCGCTGCCGGGTGGACGGACAACTACGAATCGTTCGACATCTTTCGGAGCTGGCAGCCCGGCGAAGCCACGCGCGTGGACAACAAAGAGCAGGCGTTCGACCGGCTCTGGTACAATGACGACGCGATGGTTACAGTCCGCGAACTGCCGGATGCCATCGAAACCGGGCTGGAGGAGTATAGTCCGGGCACGGTGGACGGCCTCCCGGCGCTCGACATGTTCTTCACCGAGGAGGGCGGGGACGGCAGCCCGGCACCCGCTGAACGGGAGGACGAGGTCGAGCTGTGGGAGCATCAGCAGGAGGCGATCCAATGGTGGCGCGATCACGACTATGAAGGGTTGTTCGCGATGGCGACCGGGGCAGGCAAGACATTGACCGCGCTCCGCGCAGCCCGGCTCCAAGCAGACGTCCGGCTGACCGTGGTCGTGGTCCCGTCAAAGGTGCTACTCCAGCAGTGGAAGGAGGAGATCCGAACCGTCTTCGGCCCCAACATCGATATCCAGGAGTGCAGCGGAGACACGGATTGGAAGACAAACATGACATCGTTGGTCGACCCGTTCCGGGTCGGCTCGTTGGATGCCATCCACGACCTGCCCCGGTCCGTAGTCCTGACCACGCTCCACACGGCGTCGAGCGACACCTTCCTGAACTACTTGAAGCACGTGCTACCGGAGCGCCTGCAGCTCATCGTCGACGAGGTGCACCGCGCGGGGGCCCCGACCTTCCAGTCAATCTTCGAGGTGGATGCCGGTCGGCGGATTGGGCTGTCCGCGACACCGGACCGGCAATGGGACGAGGACGGGACCGCCGCCATCTACAGCTATTTCGGGGGAGACGACCCGTTCCGGTTCACGACACTGGAGGCGATCGAGAACGGGTATCTGACGGAGTACGAGTACCACCCGATCATCTGTGAGCTGACACCACAGGAGTTCGAGGAATACGCGGCGCTCACGACGCGGATCGAACAACTGTCAGCACAGATCAGTTCGAACGATCGCGTAGACGATTTGATCATTAATCAGCGGGACCATCTCCTCCGAGAACGCGCCGATATTAAGAAGACGGCGGCGCGAAAACCGGACCGGTTCGAGGAGTTCCTGGCGATGGACCACCCGCGTCCGGCCCTGGTGTTCTGTGAGGACACGGAACAGATCGAGGAGTTGGAACGCCGGTTCCAAGATCATGAGGGCATCGACTACGGCGTCTATATTTCTAACCGGGAGGAAGAACAGGCCGATGCGTTCTTCCGGTTTGAACACGATCTCCTCGACTACCTGCTGGCGATCAAGTGCCTCGACGAGGGTGTCGACGTCCCGGACTGTTCGACCGCTGTGATCATTGCAAGCTCCCGGAATAAACGGGAGTTCATCCAGCGGCGGGGCCGCGTGCTTCGACAGACAGAGGCCGTGGACCGGGCACAGATCTATGATATGCTCGTCCTCCCGGGCCTGGGGGCACCGCCAGACGACGAGCGCGCACGGTCCCTGGTCAAGCAGGAACTTGAGCGTGCAAAAGTGCTGATGGAAGCGGCCGAGAATC contains:
- a CDS encoding DEAD/DEAH box helicase family protein produces the protein MSGPDTAADGEHGLRRLQLQEEFRMGDDPLNEFYIPALRQSTRYDRAAGFFDSKSLQYAAQGIAGLIANGGSMRLITSPHLKPEDIEALQTADDAETEESVLTDRLEERLFEGDYLEFVNTDRFKCLAWMVEQDLLDIRIAYLTASDKETNPFSIYHEKLGVIGDDAGNRVAFSGSINETAAGWTDNYESFDIFRSWQPGEATRVDNKEQAFDRLWYNDDAMVTVRELPDAIETGLEEYSPGTVDGLPALDMFFTEEGGDGSPAPAEREDEVELWEHQQEAIQWWRDHDYEGLFAMATGAGKTLTALRAARLQADVRLTVVVVPSKVLLQQWKEEIRTVFGPNIDIQECSGDTDWKTNMTSLVDPFRVGSLDAIHDLPRSVVLTTLHTASSDTFLNYLKHVLPERLQLIVDEVHRAGAPTFQSIFEVDAGRRIGLSATPDRQWDEDGTAAIYSYFGGDDPFRFTTLEAIENGYLTEYEYHPIICELTPQEFEEYAALTTRIEQLSAQISSNDRVDDLIINQRDHLLRERADIKKTAARKPDRFEEFLAMDHPRPALVFCEDTEQIEELERRFQDHEGIDYGVYISNREEEQADAFFRFEHDLLDYLLAIKCLDEGVDVPDCSTAVIIASSRNKREFIQRRGRVLRQTEAVDRAQIYDMLVLPGLGAPPDDERARSLVKQELERAKVLMEAAENRDAVEQQLAEELDTYGRSFKHLAYI